The following are encoded together in the Kribbella voronezhensis genome:
- a CDS encoding RNA polymerase sigma factor: MVTALPPDEVLVAALRAGDEEVFARLLDGWSASMLRLARSFVSTAASAEEVVQDTWLAVFQGVGGFEGRSSLKTWVYRILVNTARKRGVREQRTVPWASLSTDDGPTVAQSRFRGPEDPYPDGWLTFPKVWPSTESEVLAKEVRGVVAAALKGLPARQQVVLTLRDIDGQSADEVCSLLEISTANQRVLLHRARAAVRSHLEQYYAATTGGAS; this comes from the coding sequence GTGGTCACAGCCCTGCCGCCGGACGAGGTCCTGGTCGCCGCTCTCCGAGCCGGCGACGAGGAGGTGTTCGCGCGGCTGCTGGACGGCTGGTCCGCCTCGATGCTGCGGCTCGCGCGCAGCTTCGTGTCGACGGCCGCCAGTGCCGAGGAGGTCGTCCAGGACACCTGGCTGGCCGTCTTCCAGGGCGTCGGCGGGTTCGAGGGCCGGTCGTCGCTGAAGACGTGGGTCTACCGGATCCTGGTCAACACCGCACGCAAGCGCGGCGTCCGCGAGCAGCGCACAGTGCCGTGGGCGAGCCTGAGTACCGACGACGGGCCGACTGTCGCCCAGAGCCGCTTCCGCGGCCCGGAGGATCCGTACCCCGATGGGTGGCTGACGTTTCCGAAGGTCTGGCCGAGCACCGAGAGCGAGGTGCTCGCCAAGGAGGTGCGAGGTGTCGTGGCCGCCGCCCTGAAAGGGCTCCCGGCCAGGCAGCAGGTGGTCCTGACGCTACGCGACATCGACGGCCAGAGCGCGGACGAGGTCTGCAGCCTGCTGGAGATCTCGACCGCCAACCAGCGCGTCCTGCTGCACCGCGCCCGGGCGGCCGTCCGCAGCCACCTGGAGCAGTACTACGCGGCGACGACGGGCGGCGCCTCATGA
- a CDS encoding anti-sigma factor family protein translates to MTCAQLVELVTAFLEGTLDSETERRFVEHLAMCEGCEIYLDQIRRSIDEVGRLRAESLSEETRDRLLDAFRNFPRDS, encoded by the coding sequence ATGACGTGTGCCCAGCTGGTCGAACTCGTCACCGCCTTCCTCGAAGGAACCCTGGACAGCGAGACCGAACGACGGTTCGTCGAACACCTGGCGATGTGCGAGGGCTGCGAGATCTATCTCGACCAGATCCGCCGCAGTATCGACGAAGTGGGCCGGCTCCGCGCGGAAAGCCTCTCCGAGGAGACCCGCGACCGGCTGCTCGACGCCTTCCGCAACTTCCCGCGCGACAGCTAG
- a CDS encoding cation:proton antiporter, protein MPDVQFTNLFAVVLVALLAPLLLGLAPRLRIPAVVLEIVAGIALGPHGLGLVDIDLPVQIVSLLGLGFLLFLAGLEIDVHRLRGPVLRLALLGYLITLVLGGLAGAGFAAAGWVHSPYLLAVTLSATSLGLVVPVLKDAGQVDGEVGQSTIAAASIADFAAVLVLSLLFSTEGGSAGERLVMVALFALLVATAGLVVSTAARSRRIGATLVRLQDTTAEIRVRAAVVLLVAFVALAEQFGLETILGAFLAGAVVGLVDRDSSSHPQFRVKLAALGYGFLIPVFFVTSGLRLDLGGLLADPAALLRVPLFLLALLVARGVPAYLSIRALGARSTAAIALLQATSLPFIVTATQIGVTTGLMSPVTAAALTCAGLVSVLVFPAIALTLLKQPADEEAVS, encoded by the coding sequence ATGCCGGATGTCCAGTTCACCAACCTCTTCGCCGTCGTCCTGGTCGCGCTGCTGGCGCCGCTGCTGCTCGGGCTCGCACCACGACTGCGGATCCCGGCCGTTGTCCTCGAGATCGTCGCCGGCATCGCGCTGGGACCGCACGGCCTCGGCCTCGTCGACATCGATTTGCCGGTCCAGATCGTCTCGCTGCTCGGCCTCGGCTTCCTGCTCTTCCTGGCCGGACTGGAAATCGACGTCCACCGGCTGCGCGGCCCGGTACTGCGGCTGGCCCTGCTCGGCTACCTGATCACGCTGGTGCTGGGCGGTCTCGCCGGCGCCGGGTTCGCCGCGGCCGGCTGGGTGCACAGCCCGTACCTGCTGGCGGTCACCTTGTCCGCGACCTCGCTCGGCTTGGTCGTGCCGGTGCTCAAGGACGCCGGCCAGGTCGACGGCGAGGTCGGGCAGTCGACCATCGCGGCCGCCTCGATCGCCGACTTCGCCGCCGTGCTGGTGCTGTCACTGCTCTTCTCCACCGAAGGCGGCAGCGCGGGCGAGCGGCTGGTGATGGTGGCGCTGTTCGCCCTGCTGGTAGCGACCGCGGGGTTGGTGGTCTCGACCGCGGCCCGCTCACGACGGATCGGAGCCACCTTGGTGAGGTTGCAGGACACTACGGCCGAGATCAGGGTTCGGGCCGCTGTGGTGCTCCTCGTCGCCTTCGTCGCGCTGGCCGAGCAGTTCGGCCTGGAGACCATCCTCGGAGCGTTTCTGGCCGGTGCCGTCGTCGGGCTGGTCGATCGCGACTCCAGCTCGCACCCGCAGTTCCGGGTGAAGCTCGCGGCGCTGGGCTACGGCTTCCTCATCCCGGTGTTCTTCGTCACCAGTGGCCTACGGCTCGACCTCGGCGGGCTGCTGGCCGATCCGGCGGCGCTCCTTCGGGTCCCGCTGTTCCTCCTGGCGCTCCTGGTGGCCCGCGGCGTACCGGCGTACCTGTCGATCCGGGCCCTCGGCGCACGCTCGACCGCCGCCATAGCGTTGCTCCAGGCAACCTCTTTGCCGTTCATCGTGACCGCGACCCAGATCGGCGTCACGACCGGCCTGATGTCCCCCGTCACTGCCGCCGCCTTGACCTGCGCCGGTCTCGTGTCCGTCCTGGTCTTCCCTGCCATCGCCCTCACCCTCCTCAAGCAACCCGCCGACGAAGAAGCAGTCTCGTGA
- a CDS encoding tannase/feruloyl esterase family alpha/beta hydrolase has protein sequence MRRRHAVPVAVLTALLLACSLTPPAAAEACPGIRVPGAEYREVVCLGDLTTAGTVASGHTNPADFAGLTHAGLPPQSGVPGVQIDGYFPDTSHTNTNHGWNHDSQFVLRLPANWNGGLVVTGSPGVRAQYANDRAISDYVLAKGYAFAATDKGNTGANFFTDGVKPGDAIVEWNQRTTQLTRAARAVVAQHYHRPPRQVIAAGISNGGYLVRWQLENHPELYTRGVDLEGTLWTADGPNLLTFLPPAIRGYEQQSPAQVVAAGFDPRSDFLWDYHYAVYWKLTQRIYAAELDPTYTGSEASYDYASRPAAHQAVRRIALTGRIGRPLTTIHGTLDSLLPISQDSDVYAELVRHAGRSSLHTYRRIEDGNHVDGLVDAYPDRLVPLVPLLQQAIAR, from the coding sequence ATGCGCCGCCGCCACGCTGTACCTGTCGCCGTGCTGACTGCACTGCTCCTCGCCTGCAGTCTCACCCCACCTGCTGCCGCTGAAGCCTGCCCGGGGATTCGGGTGCCTGGCGCGGAGTACCGGGAGGTTGTCTGTCTGGGGGATCTGACGACCGCTGGGACCGTGGCTTCGGGGCATACGAATCCAGCCGACTTCGCGGGGCTGACCCATGCGGGACTGCCCCCGCAGTCCGGGGTACCGGGCGTTCAGATCGACGGATACTTTCCCGACACCTCGCACACCAACACGAACCACGGCTGGAATCACGACTCGCAGTTCGTACTGCGCCTCCCCGCCAACTGGAACGGCGGCCTGGTGGTGACCGGCTCGCCCGGCGTACGGGCGCAGTACGCGAACGATCGCGCGATCTCCGACTACGTGCTCGCCAAGGGCTATGCGTTCGCGGCGACGGACAAGGGCAACACCGGCGCGAACTTCTTCACCGACGGCGTCAAGCCGGGCGACGCGATCGTCGAGTGGAACCAGCGGACCACGCAACTCACCCGGGCTGCCCGGGCAGTCGTCGCCCAGCACTACCACCGGCCGCCACGCCAAGTGATTGCCGCCGGCATCTCCAACGGCGGCTACCTGGTTCGCTGGCAACTGGAGAACCATCCCGAGCTGTACACCCGCGGCGTCGACCTGGAAGGCACCTTGTGGACAGCCGACGGTCCCAACCTGCTGACCTTCCTGCCGCCCGCAATCAGGGGCTATGAGCAACAATCTCCGGCACAGGTGGTCGCGGCGGGCTTCGATCCGCGGTCGGACTTCCTCTGGGACTACCACTACGCCGTCTACTGGAAGCTGACCCAGCGGATCTACGCGGCCGAGCTCGACCCGACGTACACGGGCAGCGAGGCGTCGTACGACTACGCGAGTCGCCCTGCCGCCCACCAGGCCGTACGCCGGATCGCGCTGACCGGCCGCATCGGACGCCCCCTGACCACCATCCACGGCACCCTCGACAGCCTGCTGCCGATCTCCCAGGATTCCGACGTGTACGCCGAACTGGTCCGCCACGCGGGCCGTTCAAGCCTGCACACCTATCGCCGGATCGAGGATGGCAATCACGTCGACGGCCTCGTGGACGCCTATCCGGACAGGCTCGTCCCCCTGGTCCCCCTCCTCCAGCAGGCAATCGCCCGCTAG